The genomic segment TTCCCACAGCCCCACTGACACATGTGCCAGCAGTACATTTAGGGGATTTGTGACAGTAACTCAGCTTTTAgcttttttaaagcaaatcaaAATTATGATATTTCCCCCCAAATCATCCACCAGCATGGATCATCACATGAATGACTTGGTAAGCCACTTTGCTTCAGAGCAGAAGGCAAACACTAGAGTGTATCAGGAAGAAAAGGCCTCTGCGTGTTACACCACTTCCTTCTTCTGCCCACTCCTCAGGGGCAAAAAATTAGTTCTACATACTATATTTGaaagactaatttttaaaaaataaaaatgacaatttcccTGTCAAGATCACATGAACATAATAGTAAAACAAAGTCCTTGGGGAGGGTAGGTGGATGCAGAACAGGCTTCTAAGCTATAGTCAGCCTCCTTCTTGGTATGGGTGATTGATGTCTCTTGGAGGATAGGCTGTTTTTGTTGCCCCATTTCTAAGTCCTCTTGCTCCAATTCTTTCCTTTGTAGCTGttcttaggtttagtgttgggatCACAATTTGGAATTCAACAGAGAGCTTCTGAAGGTGATGAGACAGAGGAAGGGGACAGGAaaggagggatgaaaaattagTCTTCTTCATCCTCACTGATATCATAAGCTGCAGCCTTGTGCCTGGAGAGATTTGctggggaggaaggtggggaagTCTTGCCAGAGAAGGGCCAtcggaaagagggagagggagagcgtTCCCGAGTAGGGCTGCTGCTGGGACTCTGCTTTGGACTGATGGCCTGCAGCATCCGACCTTTTCCCTCTTTCAGCATATGTTTCTGGGGAGACCAAAAGGAAGAGTTAGAAGAAACTTATAGATCCTACTAAATCAACGCTGGAACATCTGAGACTTCAAATTATTATGAGTGCCCTCTGTAATGTTAAAAGTGTTCAAATAAGCCAGAGGAGGGACACAGCTATAATTCTAAGCCACTTCCTCCCTAAAGTGGTctatactatattatttatttaagggTTCCCACCTCCTATGCATAGTCATCAAATTCTTGACTTCTATGTCAAAGGAATTCTAAGAAGGCTACTACTTAGTCTGTAGTCCAGGTTCCAGGCAAACACAAGGAACTATTTAATAACTCAGACAAAAGGGTATTTAGCCTAGTTTTAGagttctctaaaaaggaaaatCCACATTCTTCCTGAATAATCTATTCTAATATCCAAACACCCTCATAGTCAGATCTTTCCTGATACCTAACCAAGGTCTCACTTGCTGACTCTGGTTTAAAAAGACTCTGCTACTCCTCAAGGACAGAATTCCTACCTTACCCAGGGATCCTACGGTAGCTATTTGTAATGgaggtagttttctttttactgttcttgattctttcctttcctcctatCTAAAATTATAATGTAGAAATAAGCTGAGAAAGGCTTATTTGCTTATATATTGTCACCAGATTTCAAGGCTGATAGAGAGCTGGCAAAATTATTTAAGAGAAATGTGTAACCTCTTTCTGTAAAGATTTTAAAGAACTTTCTGGAGATAGCTGAAACATAGTTCTGCCCAGACAAGGGTAATAGCTTAGCTAACTTCCTAATGTTTCTGTCCCTTTCTGTTCAAGGGttctataattctttcttttttattttttccgaGAGAGTCtcaccctactgcctcagctagagtgcagtggcatcatcatagctcattgcaaccttcaactcttgggctcaagcaaccctcctgcctcagcttcccagactgctaggattacaggtgtgagacactgcaCCCAGACGGAGGTTCTATAATTCTTACCAAAACATTGAAATGCCCtgaatttctctgaaattttctaACTTGTCCAGTGGGAAAGAACATACCAGTGCTCCTTCCGGACCAAACATTTCCAGGAAACTTCCAATGAATTCTCGGGACTTCTCCTCCCATTTCTGAATGAGGTCAATGCTTTTTTCCTCTACCTTCTGAACAAATTCTTTTGACTTTTCCTCCAcgtctttcactttcttctttaccttgtcaACCCGCTCCTGCAAGTGGTATTTCTTCTCCTAGGGAAAGCAATaactattttgagaaataatactTATCCTGACCTTCCATactaaaggagaaagaaaaaatactcaagCACTCTATTGACACTCTTTTCGGtctttagaattttgttttgctttacccCACACTTCTTTAGCACAACAACTGATAAGATATGCTTTGGATGGTCAACTTATACAAACGTTTCATAATTCCAATATTGTGGGAGTTCGGGACTAAATATACAGGCTGGGCCCAGTAATAGAGAAGTAGCCAAATAAAGtcagatttttaagataaaacataaatttggAACATAAACATGCCCAACATGACCTAAAGGTCATTCTTGATGGAGATATAGAGTCAGCAAAAAGATCACTGTACAACATTACCAAGAATAAACTAATTATAATAGATCAGAAGTGGAAGTACTAGATCTTTTACTTAATTTATTGTACTTGATTTATTTCCTCCTATCACTGGCTTATTCTATGATTTTGGATGaggtatgtgttttattttttagtatttggAGGTCCCTTTACTCTTTGGTCTTACTAACTTTCCTAAAGATaatgaaaaatctattttataaaaaaaaaaaaatggaatactgaacagatactttatttaaaaaaagagggtAAGGAAAAATGGCATGAACcttctggtgagggctggggGGTTAGAGGGGATGTTTAGTCAAATGAAAAGTATTCTCAAAATTTCTGGATCATAAAGAGGAAAGGGAATACCTTTACGGTTTTCAAATACCTGAGTCTTatgagaaaatagataaagaTTCTATAGTAGGTAAATTAATAAGAGCTAGCATTTATCTATATGGATAAATCATAGTTAGATGAAACAATTTCACCAACTCTCAAAGCATAATTCACAGAGACGGGAGCAGGTGAGAGAGCATGGGAAACTGGTCATGTAGAAGATATAGTTAGcacctttcttcttttaaaatcaactttattaaagtataatttacatacaaaataCATAGTGTTTCTAAAGGGCAATGTTAAGCTAAGATAAACTTAACCTTtcataaatcaaaatttaaaacttaggtCCATGTGGGGAAATCACATGCAAAATGTTGTGTGTCACCATCCACACAGGAAGAGGATCCAAAGCTTTTGTCAGATTTCCAAAAGATCAtccaatcaaaaagaaaaaaaagttaagagcCACTGTTTGAAATGTACTGATATAAGTACTGtactatataaatacaaattcttATTTAGTTAGTTGGCTGTGTATCCTTATAGTAATGTATTGATACTAGACCATGAGGGCAGaaactttccattttattccCTTTGTAAAGAGCTTAAATAATGTTACCTACACAGAGGCATTCATTTAGCTTTTGGGAGTAAAAATTACAGCAGACTGAAAAGCAAGTTTAGCTCAGAGTGAGAAGCAATGTGTGTCCTTGTAGAGGCAGGGAACTCTGGGATGAGGTTGGAACTCACATTGATAAAGCTCACATTGAGCTCCTTTGCTGTGTATCCCCTCTGTAGGTTCCGTCTCGCATACACATCATAGTCCCGGACAATTCGGGTGATGATGTCTGATGTGGAGATACCTTCTGTCCTCTGTGTTGGAGCAAACATGCCTAACTCAAGAACACATACAGACAAACACTGTGAAGTTCTGGTTAGCTCAGGTAGTAAGACTAGATGGAAACTGGGAGTAACATTCATTTCCCTTCCTCAAAAAGCAGAATCTCTTATCACCAAGTGAAGTTTAGAGATGCTGACACATGGAAGGAAGACTGAATCAAATACTAGGAGTAAGAAAAGGAGGAGCTATAAGGCactaatattaagaaaattatggGACTGGGTAAGAGTTTCCTGAAATTAAGAGAGATATCAAAAGTAGATGTTTAGACCAAGAATCAATGAGTATCAGTGCTATGCTCACCTTCACCTTTTATTCAAAGTGTGACCTGAAAGAGGAAGTTGAATTTCTCAGTGTTCACATTTTCCTCTGTAAAGTAGCAATATGGCTGAATCTCTGTAGCTGCCCTAAGACTCCATAAAGTGAAGATACACATCAACTTACTCACCTGCTTCCTTGATGTGCTTATAAACATCATCACTCCCAGCAGAAGAATAAGGGATGTCATCATGGGCTACAAAATCAATCTGAAAATAAGGAAACATCATTTAAAACCCAGAATAACTGCCTTCAGAAAGACCCAGTAAATATTCCCAGGCccagaaaaagaacaataaacagAGACCAGGCCTCAAATGGACcttttttctaaatctcttttTGCTTTGCTTATAAATTTCACAATCCATTCACAAACCACCCAACATAATTATTTATGGATTATAAATACAAAGTTAACCAGCTGATTCTAGCTATTTCTCCTGGTCTACTGGAAGTGCTCCCTCACTGTGTATACCAGTCACCACACTGGTCAATAGGGCCATAGGATTTGCTGGTGAGCTAGTTAGTGGGTGGAGCCTACGAAAGAAGGAAATCTCTCTATCCTCGTGGGTCCATAAGGATTGGTCAAATAAGAGTTTCTAAAAGTATAAGAAAgacggctgggtgcagtggctcacgcctgtaattctagcactctgggaggccggggaggcgggtggatcgctcaaggtcaggggttcgagaccagcctgagcaagagcgagacccccgtctctactaaaaatagaaagaaattatctggccaactaaaaatatatatagaaaaaattagctgggcatggtggcacatgcctgtagtcccagctacttgggaggctgaggcagtaggatcgcttaggcccaggagtttgaggttgctgtgagctaggctgacaccacggcactcagtctagcccaggcaacagagcaatgctctgtctcaaaaaaaaaaaaataaataaaaggaaagaggtCACTTTGTTAACTGGTTTCTCTCTCAGTCCACAAGAAAAGGAGGAATACAAAAATAGCAACCAAGAGCTCTTTTACTGGAATAGATACATCTGTACTTCTAAGAAATGCAAAATCCAAAgccatataataaaaaaaaagacttttagaTCTATCATTTTACTACTGTCAATATCCTTTGCAAGAGTAAGAAGAGATAAATGGCACTGGACCAATAATCTTTTTGAGAGCCATGCCAAACCTCACCTATTTACTCCTACCTGAATAGGCCCTAGTCCTTTTGCTAATATAATTACTAACACCACTGTATCCAACTCCCAGAGGCCACTGTAGTATGAAGCATGCTCATTGGGACTGTGTCAGGAACTCTCAGCTAATATCTCAATTATCCACGAACAACCTGTCAGGGATCCACAGGCAGCAAGGGAAAGCATGGGGGCAAGCAAGGCTTGTGGTTGAGTATATAACGCTaacaaggagaagagagaagctgGAAGTTTCTCTAACCTCATACTTCCACCTGGGCCTGCCTGGCTCTATTGCTGAAAATAATCTTGCTCATTACCTTTGCTGCCACTGGCTGCTAAAAGCTAGAGAACTATAAAAGGTCTGTCCTAATcctaaataattataacaaaatatcccCTAGCTTCAGGACTGCCCAAGCATGCTTTAGAAGCACTTTGGCTACCTTTGTTCTTTCCTGCCTCACTGAACAATTCACCTCACATTCCATACACCCCTGCAAAGGGGTGAACATTCCATACACCCCTGCAGAGAACTG from the Eulemur rufifrons isolate Redbay chromosome 7, OSU_ERuf_1, whole genome shotgun sequence genome contains:
- the PCYT1A gene encoding choline-phosphate cytidylyltransferase A; translation: MDAHSSAKINARKRRKEAPGPNGATEEDGIPSKVQRYAVGLRQPAPFSDEIEVDLSKPYVRVTMEEARKGTPCERPVRVYADGIFDLFHSGHARALMQAKNLFPNTYLIVGVCSDELTHNFKGFTVMNENERYDAVQHCRYVDEVVRNAPWTLTPEFLAEHRIDFVAHDDIPYSSAGSDDVYKHIKEAGMFAPTQRTEGISTSDIITRIVRDYDVYARRNLQRGYTAKELNVSFINEKKYHLQERVDKVKKKVKDVEEKSKEFVQKVEEKSIDLIQKWEEKSREFIGSFLEMFGPEGALKHMLKEGKGRMLQAISPKQSPSSSPTRERSPSPSFRWPFSGKTSPPSSPANLSRHKAAAYDISEDEED